In one Butyrivibrio proteoclasticus B316 genomic region, the following are encoded:
- the recN gene encoding DNA repair protein RecN: MLYSLHVKNLALIKEQEIEFSKGLNILTGETGAGKSVVIGSVNLALGGKADAGLIRTGEEYALVELVFGLENDSQRKLLEAMDIPVEEDGTVVIQRKLMQGRSVSKVCGESVSARQLKDISNILINIHGQNDHQELLHKQKHLDILDDYCMDKLGDLPDKLKENLQKMKELQNSLDETNIDEASRIREQELLEFEVNEISEAAPLVGEDEKLESAYHKMVNSRKISEAAYTAYAMTGSGESEESASDIVGRAVRELSTVVSYDAELSDLLSQLSDVENLLTDFNHSLSAYIKDLEFDDEEFKETEDRLNIINHLKDKYGGTIEKVLAELSDKQARLDALSDLDAHRAKLMKDLEEQKKTVLDLCRKISVIRKKASKELGEKLKSALIDLNFLDVKFEIAVNSDEENITARGYDDVEFMISTNPGEALRPLEKIASGGELSRIMLALKTVVADKDDISTLIFDEIDAGISGKTAWKVSQKLGELSRDHQIICITHLPQIAAMADTHFMIEKGLSDGRTVTNIYSLSEDDSTKELSRLLGGEEITEATIQNALDMKKMALESKG; this comes from the coding sequence ATGTTATACAGTTTACACGTTAAGAATCTTGCTCTTATCAAAGAGCAGGAGATCGAGTTCTCCAAAGGACTTAATATCCTTACTGGAGAAACCGGCGCAGGTAAATCAGTAGTTATTGGTTCTGTAAACCTTGCGCTTGGCGGAAAAGCCGATGCCGGTCTTATCAGAACCGGGGAGGAATATGCACTTGTAGAGCTTGTCTTTGGACTTGAGAATGATAGCCAGAGAAAACTGCTGGAAGCAATGGATATCCCTGTAGAGGAGGATGGAACAGTTGTTATCCAGAGAAAGCTCATGCAGGGGAGGAGTGTATCCAAGGTATGTGGGGAATCTGTATCTGCAAGGCAGCTCAAAGATATCTCTAACATTCTTATAAATATCCATGGGCAGAATGATCATCAGGAACTTTTGCACAAGCAGAAGCACCTTGATATTCTTGATGATTATTGCATGGATAAATTGGGTGATCTTCCTGATAAATTAAAAGAAAACCTTCAGAAAATGAAGGAATTACAAAACAGCCTTGATGAAACGAATATTGATGAGGCATCAAGGATAAGAGAGCAGGAGCTTTTGGAATTTGAAGTCAATGAAATTTCAGAGGCTGCTCCTTTAGTGGGCGAAGATGAGAAGCTTGAAAGTGCTTATCACAAGATGGTCAACAGTCGCAAAATTTCTGAGGCGGCTTATACTGCTTATGCCATGACAGGCTCAGGTGAATCAGAAGAGAGTGCTTCTGATATTGTAGGAAGGGCAGTAAGGGAACTTTCAACAGTTGTTTCCTATGACGCGGAGCTGTCAGATCTTTTATCGCAGCTGTCGGATGTAGAGAATCTTTTAACAGATTTTAATCATTCTCTTTCTGCATATATCAAAGATCTTGAGTTTGACGATGAGGAGTTTAAAGAGACTGAGGACAGGCTCAATATCATCAACCATCTCAAGGATAAATATGGCGGCACTATAGAAAAGGTGCTTGCTGAGCTCTCTGACAAACAGGCAAGGCTGGATGCTCTTTCGGATCTGGATGCGCACAGAGCAAAGCTTATGAAAGACCTTGAAGAGCAGAAAAAGACTGTTCTTGACCTGTGCAGGAAGATTTCTGTGATCAGGAAAAAAGCTTCCAAAGAACTTGGAGAGAAATTAAAAAGCGCCCTTATTGATCTTAACTTCCTTGATGTTAAGTTTGAAATAGCTGTAAACAGCGATGAAGAGAACATTACAGCAAGGGGCTATGATGACGTGGAATTTATGATTTCCACTAACCCGGGGGAAGCACTTCGTCCTCTCGAGAAGATTGCAAGTGGTGGTGAGCTTTCCAGAATAATGCTTGCTCTTAAGACGGTAGTTGCAGATAAGGACGACATCAGCACTCTTATTTTTGATGAAATTGATGCCGGTATCAGTGGCAAAACTGCCTGGAAGGTTTCTCAAAAGCTGGGTGAGCTTTCAAGAGACCATCAGATTATCTGCATTACTCATTTACCGCAGATCGCGGCTATGGCAGATACGCACTTTATGATTGAGAAGGGCTTATCCGACGGAAGAACAGTTACAAATATTTATTCTCTCTCTGAGGATGATTCTACCAAAGAACTGTCCAGACTTCTGGGAGGAGAAGAAATAACTGAGGCTACAATTCAGAACGCTCTTGATATGAAGAAGATGGCATTAGAGAGCAAAGGGTGA
- a CDS encoding DUF1836 domain-containing protein translates to MTIDNEDLINSIIASLGRINTISLDEMPNIDLYMDQLTTFMDERLKKTTRHPETDKILTKTMINNYAKNDLLPPPVRKKYSKDHLILLIFIYYLKNILSINDIQTLIDPLKERFHMSDDELNLSKIYNTAYELQSEALEPVIEDLKKKYARSLETFDDDSLSDEEKKRMQMFSFIVELSYDVYVKKLLIEKILDNVVTEKESQKAKDKARDKGKDKKKS, encoded by the coding sequence ATGACTATTGATAATGAAGACCTGATAAACAGCATAATTGCTTCGCTTGGCAGGATCAATACTATATCTCTTGATGAGATGCCAAATATAGATCTATATATGGATCAGCTCACGACCTTTATGGATGAGAGGCTCAAGAAGACAACAAGGCACCCTGAGACAGATAAGATCCTGACTAAGACCATGATCAATAACTACGCCAAGAATGATCTTTTACCTCCTCCTGTCAGGAAGAAGTATTCCAAGGATCATCTGATTTTATTGATATTCATCTATTACCTCAAGAATATCCTGTCCATCAACGATATACAGACGCTTATTGATCCGCTCAAGGAAAGATTCCACATGAGCGATGACGAGCTTAATCTTAGCAAGATCTATAACACCGCCTATGAACTTCAGAGTGAGGCACTGGAGCCTGTTATTGAGGATCTTAAAAAGAAATATGCAAGGAGTCTTGAAACCTTTGATGATGATAGCCTTTCAGATGAAGAAAAAAAGAGAATGCAGATGTTCTCTTTTATCGTGGAGCTATCTTATGATGTCTATGTCAAGAAGCTCCTGATTGAGAAGATACTTGATAATGTCGTGACAGAAAAAGAGAGTCAGAAAGCTAAAGACAAAGCAAGAGACAAGGGAAAAGACAAGAAAAAGTCATGA